AAATGTGCCACAAAACATGTATACGACACAATTGCTTAATTTAAgcactttttgttgtttttttccctctcctgTGTTGCCAGTCGGTGCCCAAACCCCCTCCAGTGCCTCCCAGCAAGAAGAGGAAACGGGTAATGGAGGAGCCTCCAGTAGTGCTGGCCCCGAAACCCCTGCTGAGTGGAGCTGTGCCTCTGGAAGCTTTCCTGGCCACATTGCAAAAGGTGTGAAACCTGCTGACATCCGTAGGAACCTCAACGCTGTTTTTATAACAGCAGTTACATTTTGTTCTACTTTGccctaggggtgggaatcaccagaggatATTAtaacaatacttatgtcacaagacgatattattataattttaaacatgttgcGATATTTTGGGAtatatttcaatttattttacattttttctaaATTCAAATTATGTTCCCGTAGAAAATCTTAGTCAATATGtgctttatctaaaaagataaatttctcaCTAGAAACAACTGCACCATCTAGCGGACTgaaaaagcaattgatttttattattctagtaccaaaaagtggaattattttttaaaaggttgatactttgggccctatcttgcacccggtgcagcgcaaagtgtctttgctagtttaagaccgacgcagttgtcaatttcccgtccagcgcccacgtcgtttaaatagcaaatgcacctgcgctcatctttgcgcccatgggcatgctggtcttagtgaggtgtgttcaggtgcattctgggcgtattgctatcttgaggtagcgggaagtgattgcgccattgaccaacaaaaacctggtctaaagtcaacaacgcagcatttcattgttattttaacagcacattagtaaaatgcgcctaggctcgtgcacactatgctcgttacacacacacgcgcagcagaacacaaacatgcaaaagattacaaataaaaatattacggtgcaaattctccatcataatagcaacgcgccaaggtacaaactaacttgcttttaaagggaatgggagatggccctctgattggtttattgcacgttacgcctaaaacacacctatgaattaatgaagacacttaagtacaacccttttaaaCCATtagcttcacgccgtgcgcttagattgttaaaataggtcCCTTTGCGTCCATTTATCGATACattattgccacggaaaatatcacAATAGTCTGCTGTATCGATTTATTTCCCCCCACCTTGACTTTGCCTCCTTGTCATTGCTCCCTCATTCGCTGTGGCTTTAGTATTCCCAAAGGGAGATGATTGCAGCCTTAAATCTCATTCCATCTGACATCACATTCTCCTCATGCATAACATTGTTGGgattagtagttttttttttaagagcagaggCAGGGGATTTTACCACAGCAGACATACAAAAATGAAAgaccatacattttttatttatttatttttaagtatcCATAATGATACAAATATTAACTTCACACAGGCCTTTTTGTGTCCATTGCTGAATGGCATGCAGAAAAACTATTAAAACTTGGTTGCGCatcagaaaagggtttattgcccACAATAAGTTACACTTACGTGgaatcagaaaagggtttattgccaAAATAAGTTTTGTGCATTTATCTGCCCTCCCCCCTGCAGCACGGTATTACGGAGGTGAAAGTGGAGGAGACTGCGGACGGACACATTCTGCACCTGCAGGCAGAGGACACACTGATTCAGCTGGAGGAGGACGGGACACACATCGTCTGTGACAACAACGAGCCGCTGCGTACCACGCTGCGAGACCTGGTGCTGCGCTTCCTGCAGAAACTCTGACCTGAATCCTTCatcgtttgtttgttttttaaacaggaTTTCTGCCTCATTGGACTGTGGCGAGCAGAAAAAAGATGATGGTGAGGAGGAGGACACGACGAAGAGCCGTGAGCTGGACTGTCCCCACTTCATTAACTGCAGTTCCAGTAGTTTAACTGTAAAGTCTATTTTGTAAAATagtattttgtattaaaaaggTTTCTCAAACATGTTTTGAGATCATCTCAATGGGCTTTTCATCtctgcattttctgcattcAGGGAAACGGTAATATGGTGAAACATACATGAAAACACAAAGATCATCAGCTGGTGTTTTCCAAAGGAGGAAGTAAGAAAAGAAATTCGGAGAAATGTCAAAACCATGTACTGTAAATTCCTCCGGGCTATATCTGCTAAATGGCATTTGCATTCACATTATGCAACTtcattctataaaaaaaaagtgaaatggcCATTTGCAATCACTTCTTAAATGTAATCCAGCTCTCATTTCAGTTTGATCAACCCATCAGCTGAAGATGTTGCAAGTTTCCAGAATTGATGTTTTACCCACAAGCTCTGAATTTAAAAAGGTAGGAACAGCCAGGTGCTTTAAATTTGGAACAAAATGTTCCCAGCTGTGTCTGAACAACATGTTTTAAAGATGTCCTTTCTTACAATGAAGGACCTCTATAAAACAGCCATAATAggcctttttattattattttaacaaagGACAGTTTGACATGTCGCAGTACAAAAAGCACAGGTTTAAATAATAGAATGAGTGCTGGCTGAATTCCACTTAGGCACTTCAGTGTTAAGGTCCTGGTATTcacttactgggacacttgagtAGAATGAAGCCATtgttagtaacacctgtgcttgccaagtccaaatgtctgctgtgaaaagcaGCTTGTTGGTCGAGGTTTTAACATTGGTAACAGTGTGGCGTAATCAATGGGTGCTGCTTAAGACCTAAAGCTAGAATTATCCTTCACCTCAGTGgtccatatttctttttttttaagattctttttttggggcttttccctttttattatagtgacagcggatagacatgaaaggggggagagagatgggagatgacacgcagcaaagggccacaggtcggatttgaacccgggccgctgcaggactcagccaacatggggcgaacactcttactgggtgagctagaagcCACCCCAGTGGTCCATATTTCTATAGCTTGGTCATGCACGTTACATTATCAGTTAGAAGATGCATTGTACTCCTATTTCatactgatctcatgaagtgtaCCATTCATATACCATTATTGCcatgttatcaagatgcatactcTCTTTTTAGCGTGTTAATCAacaccgtttggcctccattgacttacattaccttgctaTTGTGTGTGAATCTACACCGGAGCGAGTATTATGAAAGGGCAAAAAAGACagcactttcacccaggagaccggggatcgtgtcccacgtgtcacgtttcGTTCGTGTCCCGCACCATatttcctaaactcaacagtcacgttcttttcctaaacccaacccattctttttttcctaaacccaaccctgttcttcttttcctaaacccaacctgtcCGCTGTATATGGccctcaaaatgcgtacagataacacgccacttggcttaagaaagtggccgtgtatgtttacgcgaagtcatgatgtcatgttgcatatttaaaaaggtcaaaCAATTCATCAGTAACAACATAAAGTATAAAACAATAAAGAGGAACATTCACATGTCTTATGCTAATTAACCAAATATTCTAGGATGTAGGACAGTTGGTCAGCTAAAACAAGACAATTGAAGATGGCACCTTGGGTCTGGTCATGGCGTTTTATAGAGTAAGCCAAATAATTGACTGGTCGACAATGAAAACAGGTATTTGCCAACATGCTTAATGGTGGATGGATACTGAACAACATGATCGGTCGTATTAGTTGTACAAACTGAGTCTGAAACTTGAGACAGGTGTCAGCCAAATTAAAGTGGACACTGTTTAGCACCCTTAACTGGATGTTTAAGAGTGAGAAAACTAAGGCGCTGGCTTGGGCAGATTGAGTTTAACTCAACAGCTGACCACTAACTCAACATCAAATGTGCCAAAAAGATCagctttggggaaaaaaaagcacacaaacgTAACTGCCGTCTGCTTTACTCTGACAGTGCTCCTTTGGTCCCAATCATAATTTGTGTGGTAACTAAAACTGCATGTTGatggtaaaacacacacaaataactcCAGATGTCCAGCTTATTTGTgtcacaaaatatttaattggTGCAGGGTTTACATGCagctaaaatacatttaatatgcTTTCAATGTACAATATCTTACAGTGGACTACATGCCCATTGCTTTGATATTACAACTGTGTGCAGCAGGACGAACATTAGGATTGATAAAGGTCAGGGGTTCTcagtgagacaaaaaaaaaaaaaaaaagtccccacccttccaaaacaaaaaaaaccctgtTTTTCTTTGATACATTAACAAATACCCCAGACTTGGACAGATGCAACAcacttcatatttatatatacacctGCTTCTTTTAGTCCAAATGTGCTGTATATTAGTCTtcaggaaaaagagaaaaggtaTCATGGTAGGTTTGTTGCATTTCAGTGTAGACATTAAAACAGAGGGGACACATTTTGGTTTGCAAACAAAAAAGGGAATAATGGTGTCGGGTCCATCAGTTATATTGACAGTGCACGCGTGTGTTACTGAGTACTGAGGTGTGGTCCATAAATCAAACAGATGTCATTcgtacagatgtttttttttattgacctaAACATTTACATTATAACGAACCCACATCAGCTTTATTAATCCGTGATGTATCAACAGTGTTTTTCCTTCTAGCATAGTGTAGCTACAGGCAGTGCATTTGGAAGCTTTCTAGTATGATGGCATCTTTCCCTGGTGGGACCCAAGCAGCATGAACTTAGTCTTGGTGCACCCTGAGGCTCATTTGGTCTTACGCAGACTGTGGCTTGGGGGGGCGGAGGTGGACAGTAGAGGTAGCAGGGCTTTTAGAGGGCAAGATGATAAGGTTTGACACCACTCTTGTGTAAACTGATTTAAAACTCAGGGAGGGAACCTGACAGCCTCCCTCTGGCAGTAGAAGTCCAACCTCGATGTGAAATGATGTCTCCGACAGTTAGACGTTCAACACTGTATTCGTCACGAAAAGCCTGCGATTCCAAAAACCATGCTGCCATTGATTTTTGTTTGAAAGATTTTATTATAGGATAGTGTACAGAAATTGGTGAATCGTGATATGATAAAGTATTCAAAAACGTAGGAAGTACAGGAGGAAAGATCAATTGTTTTCCTCCATGTGTTAAGTGAGGGAAATATTAAAGCTGCCGCaatgaacccacagagaattatcacagTTTTCCAGCGCACATATAGAGCTTTATATAGTATCTTTCAGCTCATCGTTTGAGTCTCCTCGCCCCAAACTTAACTTTTGGTTCATTTTTGTcgtcagcaaaaaaaaataaaaaataaaagatgtgTGATGGGGGTTAGCTTAAACTGATTTTGGATTCATGGGAAGACATGGTCCACCCTTTATTTCTTCCTCACCTGTCAGGTACGTTATTTGTGTTAAGAAGAGAATAAGCAGTGAAGCAGGAGCTCTGTATCGGAGCTCTCTCTAGGTATGACGGAAACATTATGTAGTAAAGCCATAACGTCCATGACTTAAGATACAGCACTGCCACCAAAAACTTGCTtggatttgttattttcatCTGCACTCTGGCTGTGCTTTATTGGCCAGAAGGGGAAGTCATTTTTACCCATGGCTGCCTAGAGAGTTGATTTATAATGTGATCATCTGAGTTTGGGGGGGATAAAACCTGATGAATGTCTCTTCTGTCCGGTCAGCTGTTTGCAGTTCATCCTCTCCCTCTACTTGGACTCTTTCTCAGCCTCCAGCAGTGCAGAGCTGATGCCCAGCTTCTTTAACTCCTCCACCAGATCTCCGTTCTGGTGCATCTGGAGCAGGATGTCGCAGCCCCCCACAAACTCGCCGCTGAAGTACACCTGAGGGATCGTGGGCCAGTTGGAGAAGGTCTTGACTCCTGTGGAAGGCAGATGACGTTGGTGTCAGTCAGAACTAAACTAAAGCCAATATTATGTAAGGTGTGTGGCTAAGAGAGTTATGGGAGAAGTGCTAACATATGATAATTTACTGGAAGTGcatttcagttaaaaaaaaaaaaaaaaaaaaaaaaaaaaaaaaacagttacatATTGTGTTAACCCCCAGGGATGTTTGGGTTTGATTGCTTTTCGTGACAGAAACTCAAACTTCAGCAATGGCAAATCTAAAGAAAAAGACACAGCAGCCTCAACTCTGTTTAGCCTAATCATAAGTGAGCTTGAAATGCAAGAAGACTTGCATAGACAAAAAGATACTACGGCTGCACGACATGAGGAAAATAGGCAATATGCGATAACACTGAATATTGCcataacaatattacttgcaataaattAACAGATTTTAAAGTTTACTCAGTTCGGCATTTCTGCGGCTTTCAGTagtctgctaaaatacaacaaattgcttcttgaatttaaaacaaacgaaATAATTATCAACATTCTTTTATccaacaaattgaacattgaatttaatatataaaaacataccaaaatacaacaaaaaaaaaaaagcagcagtttTCTACGGATATTAACACAAAGCCTTTTGTGGTTTAATGTGCCAGTTTATATTGCGAtcacgatttaaaaaaaaaaaaaaaaaaaaaaaaaactatatattgtaCAGCCCTAAAAGATACTGCCACAATAAAATGTGTACGTGTTTATACAGATCAGGATTAGACTGGACACATACTATTTGGTAGCCTGTGTATTAATATACTAGTTGCAattgatccatccatccatggaTGGAGTTTTGATTGAGAAtagcaataaataaaatattcaacGAGCATAAATGGAAATGATAATGTTTGATGGATAGTGCCGACAGCGTGTGTTTTGCCTATTAAGAGTTTGTCCAGTAGGATTTAAAAGTGTGCAGAGCTACTTCAAAAGTGAAATGTTTAGAACCAAATGTTTACAATAAacttagttttatttatttatttattttcacacacacacacacacacacacacacacacacacacacacacacacacacacacacacacacacacacacacacacacacacacacacacacacacacacacacacacacacacacacacacacaccccttgaGGACAATATGGCAACCAgttatgtcaaaaataaaaccTAATATTAACACTAACACAATCGATCCAGCCAACTTAATAGAAGCAATACACAGTTTGTATCTGGTTTCACTTGGTAGTGACCTGCTCCAAATACGTTACACAACCAAAGTAGTTAATTTAGGCTAATTAGGTGGCTCCAGGGTTAGTACTAGGAATAATGTGTAAACACCCCCAAGTCAAGAATGTTCCTGTTCCTCCAGTTGTATATatgcgtgtgtatatgtatgtatgtatgtatgtatgtatgtatgtatgtatgtatgtatgtatatatatatatatatatatatatatatatatatatatatatatatatatatataaataaataatcactaTTGGGGATAGTATTCTTACAGACTCATCTCATTCTCAGTTTCAACTATTCTATATCTAATGAAGTAAAATCTCGGTATTGaggtttttttatgtgctgcaatAGGCTATAATGCCCTGCACCAATTTGAACCCCACATCAACTGGATTCTGGGTGATTTATAGGTCATTGCTTAGCAATGTATTGCTGTTGCATCATAAGCAACAATTGAGAAAATCCCATTTAAAAAGGGCAGGGCTGAtgtttagatagatagatagattgattgattgatttcctTGTTCCTTACCATATGTACTGTCATTGTTCTAAAACACAGAAGGGTTCCGGTTATGGCTGGATTAGCTGTAAAAGACAGCCATGTCCATATTGATGGTATAGTGTTTGGACCACACCCGTTGGTCCTGCTGCAGAGCACTGATAAAACTGAACACTTGGaaatctcaaaaaaaaaatagttgacAAAAAGGCTGACAGGTATGGTGAAAAACACGAACCGTTTTTCAGTGAACTGAGATCAACCATCTGCTCGCATCAATTAACAAGCACGTTGCAAATTGCCCACCGCTTCCACTGTCAATTACAAAGAAGTTTAGTTAAAAGTTACAAGTTACGACGACAACTTGTTGCGGGTCGTGTCAGGTTATCTCAGTTTACTGACCTTCTCGGAGCTCGGAGTCCTCCAATACGTTGTACGCAGCGTAGTCGTCCACCCCGTGCATCCGGAGGATCTGAACCACGGCATTGCTGAAGCCACACATGGGCTGAGCCGGCGTCCCCTTCATGAACACCACCACTTTGTCCTTCTTGACCATCTGACCAAGGTCTTTCTGGAGGCCCGCTGACGCGCACAGGAACCGGGCCGAGGCCGACCACACGCGTCCGTCGGCCTGCCTGGGCGGATAGACCGCCGCCCCCGACCGCAGACACCTCGCAGTGGATCTAATTAGACTGTTCATGATCTTTGGTCAATTATATCTTTATACGAGGAGGTAAAAAATGTCGTTGCAAGTGCTTAACCTGCTTCTGGACGAGCCGGAGTAAAAACCAAGTCTGTCGGTCGTCAACACACTTAAAACTCTCCCGAAAAGGGGCGGGACGTGACCGTTGATTGGACAGATGCGCCCAAACAAATTCTGCCATTGACAGAGCCACACGTCAATTACATTAGTTACACAAGGAATGCTAATTGTTGTCGTGTCgatttaataaaaatatagtAAGACCCACAAAACCACTATCATATACCTAATCTAatttgtaacaaaaaaaaaatatatattaaaaacatacCGGGTATGagtaaaatatttatttccAGGTTAGGTTACGAAAGCCCACTAGAACTTCCGGGGCAACTTgtgcaaagaagaagaagaagaagaagaagaagaagaagaacagtaACAGTGGTTTGAAAGATGGCGGCGCACACACAGAAGAATAACAAGCCGGGGAAACCTGGAGGAAAAGAGGCACAGCCTCTGATAATCGCCAAAACTCCGGCGGAGGAACAGCGTCTGAAGTTGGAGAGGTTAATGCGGAACCCGGATAAGCCTGCTCCCATCCCGGACCGGCCGAAAGAATGGAACCCGCGGGCTCCGCCTGAGTTCGTCCGAGACGTGATGGGCTCCAGCGCCGGTGCGGGCAGCGGGGAGTTCCACGTTTACCGGCACCTCCGACGCAGAGAGTACCAGAGGCAGGACTTTCTGGACAAGATAGCGGATAAGCTGGACGAGGACGACCATTATCTGGAAAAGGTGGAGCAGAACAAAAAGGCAGCGGATGAAAGAACGGCGAAGCGCAGGAAGAAGCGGGAGAAGTTGAAGCAGAAAAAGGAGATGGCCAAGAAGGCAAAGCTGGAGTCCAAAAACAAGAAAGGGGACGGCGACGCCGAGAAGAGCACAGACAGCAGTgaagaagacgaagaagaaggggaaagagaggCAGACGATGATGCCGAGGCTCCTAGCTTCATCATGGGGAGGAAGTAAATCCAGCAGGCTGACTGCCAGGACGGGGCACTGGTTTGAATGCTCCTTGGTAGCGACATTGGGGATAATCGATCATGAAGACATGGGGGAGATGGAGGCCAGAATCACAACAGCCTCGGAAAGaagcaaaaacatttaaaacccaGTTTAAGAGCACTGTACAAGAGTGTGTGCTTCCTGTTTTACTTCCAGGAAAAACCTGGATGGACTGCCTAGTTTAATAGGCAGAAAGCCCCTCGGAGTGTATGATTTTAATCACACAATGGTAGTCGGTGTCCCACTTGGAAAAGAGACTGTTGAGACAaagttgatttttatttttttttctcattatgtTTTCCATGATTTCACTAAAATGCTATCTTAGTAGGCTAGTTCTCATGTTTCAGCTAGCAGGTATATTATCTTCAGGGGCTTCTGGAGCATGCCAAAAATGTATATCTATATCCAAGTTTTCAGAATTTTGATTGGATTGTTGAATCCCATAATGGTATTTTAATAAAAGATGATGTTTGAAAAGCAGGTGATTGTGTGCGTgtacatagtctatatcctcgacgtccCACTTTTGGGATTGCTCCCGTTGTCGCACGGAATTCCGCTGGATGCGTGTATTTTCttcgatgtccgtttccttctgcgtccttccgctttctttgtgttggaattcggactatggttaactgctcctcagatctctgcagggtaaatccagacagctagctagaccatctgtccaatctgagttttctctcgcacgactaaaactattgaacgtacacatgt
This genomic window from Perca flavescens isolate YP-PL-M2 chromosome 18, PFLA_1.0, whole genome shotgun sequence contains:
- the glrx5 gene encoding glutaredoxin-related protein 5, mitochondrial, which gives rise to MNSLIRSTARCLRSGAAVYPPRQADGRVWSASARFLCASAGLQKDLGQMVKKDKVVVFMKGTPAQPMCGFSNAVVQILRMHGVDDYAAYNVLEDSELREGVKTFSNWPTIPQVYFSGEFVGGCDILLQMHQNGDLVEELKKLGISSALLEAEKESK
- the prkrip1 gene encoding PRKR-interacting protein 1 homolog — translated: MAAHTQKNNKPGKPGGKEAQPLIIAKTPAEEQRLKLERLMRNPDKPAPIPDRPKEWNPRAPPEFVRDVMGSSAGAGSGEFHVYRHLRRREYQRQDFLDKIADKLDEDDHYLEKVEQNKKAADERTAKRRKKREKLKQKKEMAKKAKLESKNKKGDGDAEKSTDSSEEDEEEGEREADDDAEAPSFIMGRK